A genomic segment from Aegilops tauschii subsp. strangulata cultivar AL8/78 chromosome 1, Aet v6.0, whole genome shotgun sequence encodes:
- the LOC109745668 gene encoding bidirectional sugar transporter SWEET6b: MVSADAARNIVGIVGNVISFGLFLSPVPTFWRIIKAKDVEEFKPDPYLATLLNCMLWVFYGLPIVHPNSILVVTINGIGLVIESAYLIIFFIYATRNTRLKMLGVLAVEALFMVGVVAGVLLGAHTHEKRSMIVGILCVIFGSVMYASPLTIMGKVIKTRSVEYMPFVLSLVNFLNGCCWTGYALIKFDLYITIPNGLGAVFGLAQLILYGCYYRLTPKKGKNVELPTVKVTKNSVGGGRVSVTVEK; encoded by the exons ATGGTTTCCGCCGACGCCGCCCGCAACATCGTCGGCATCGTCGGCAATGTCATCTCCTTCGGGCTCTTCCTCTCCCCTGT GCCGACGTTCTGGCGGATCAtcaaggccaaggacgtggaggAGTTCAAGCCGGACCCCTACCTGGCGACGCTGCTCAACTGCATGCTCTGGGTCTTCTATGGCCTCCCCATCGTCCACCCCAACAGCATCCTCGTCGTCACCATCAACGGGATCGGGCTCGTCATCGAGAGCGCCTAcctcatcatcttcttcatctaCGCCACCAGGAACACACGG CTGAAGATGCTCGGCGTGCTCGCCGTCGAGGCCCTGTTCATGGTGGGCGTGGTGGCCGGCGTGCTCCTCGGCGCCCACACCCACGAGAAGCGCTCCATGATCGTCGGCATCCTCTGCGTCATCTTCGGCTCGGTCATGTACGCCTCCCCGCTCACCATCATG GGTAAAGTGATCAAGACTAGGAGCGTGGAGTACATGCCATTCGTCCTCTCCCTAGTGAACTTCCTCAACGGCTGCTGCTGGACGGGCTATGCGCTCATCAAGTTCGACCTCTACATCACG ATCCCCAATGGCCTCGGTGCCGTCTTTGGCCTCGCCCAGCTGATCCTCTACGGCTGCTACTACAGGTTGACTCCCAAGAAGGGCAAGAATGTCGAGCTGCCTACCGTCAAAGTCACAAAGAACAGCGTTGGCGGCGGCAGGGTCTCCGTCACCGTTGAGAAATAA